One genomic window of Methanosarcina acetivorans C2A includes the following:
- a CDS encoding TIGR00725 family protein produces MKPQVRTQIGVIGAGTCSMETRTLAEAVGREIAKKGAILLCGGLGGVMEAAAKGAKLEGGMTTGILPGILREEANPWIDVAVLSGMGHARNALIAQSSDALIAVDGEYGTLSEIAFGLKMGKPVVLLESKWKIEGTKSARSPLEAVELAFRLIEERKKREKIGRKKSEK; encoded by the coding sequence GTGAAACCGCAAGTAAGGACTCAGATCGGGGTAATAGGAGCCGGGACCTGCAGCATGGAGACGCGAACCCTTGCAGAAGCTGTGGGACGAGAGATTGCAAAAAAGGGAGCCATCCTGCTCTGCGGAGGCCTGGGGGGAGTAATGGAAGCTGCAGCGAAAGGGGCAAAACTTGAGGGAGGCATGACCACAGGAATCCTGCCCGGAATCCTGAGAGAGGAAGCAAACCCCTGGATAGATGTAGCCGTGCTCAGCGGAATGGGACATGCCAGAAACGCCCTTATAGCCCAGTCCTCAGATGCTCTGATTGCGGTTGACGGGGAGTATGGTACACTTTCGGAAATAGCTTTCGGCCTTAAGATGGGAAAGCCTGTGGTATTGCTGGAGTCAAAATGGAAAATCGAAGGTACGAAGAGCGCAAGAAGCCCGCTGGAGGCTGTGGAACTCGCTTTCAGGCTCATTGAGGAAAGGAAAAAAAGGGAAAAAATAGGGCGAAAAAAGAGCGAAAAATAG
- a CDS encoding DNA topoisomerase I, translating to MHLIVTEKNIAARRIAAILAPKSPKKERVSGVDVYRYELGKGKSRQETAVVGLSGHIVGIDFQKEYNNWQKVDARALIDAEITTTPINRKIVTALRTLGKEADRVTIATDYDREGELIGVEALNIIKKVNPEVPFDRVRYSAITPKAIDAAFTNPTSVDFDLADAGHSRQVIDLVWGAALTRYISLAAGRLGKMFLSVGRVQSPTLSLVVDREKERNIFVPTPYWEIHVELETKAGETFSAQHSTRRFLDKEEATAVFKKLGKKAELKEIEKGTKSDLPPTPFNTTGFISAANSIGLSPANAMRIAESLYTNGYISYPRTDNTVYPETLDLRAQIEIFTEGPFKEFADALLEKAELVPTRGKKETTDHPPIYPASLAKESELKEEEWKVYELVVRRFFATFAGPSTWETMRLRLEINAEEFRANGARLLEPGWRWYYPYNVPEDRLFPELSEGEILKVIKKEMLDKETQPPGRYGQGRLINIMEELGLGTKATRHEIISKLYSRAYIHGNPVQPTNTSFAVVETLEKYSPTITKPDMTKLLEENMDLIAEGKIKEDTVLEESREMLQQVFSELDKNRDKIIESLQAGLREDKIIGNCSLCGNELMIRRSKRGSRFIGCSNYPNCTFSLPLPKSGQIVVTDKQCETHGLHHIRIINAGKRPWDLGCPQCNFIEWQKTQKEKQAQQPKKEKPKTIKDIEGVGKATAGKLEEAGITSVEALAEADPIELAKTIKTSVKKVKTWQISCNGGIVEDL from the coding sequence ATGCACCTTATCGTAACGGAAAAAAATATAGCAGCAAGGAGGATAGCTGCGATTCTGGCTCCAAAAAGTCCTAAGAAGGAAAGAGTCAGCGGAGTAGACGTATACCGGTACGAGCTTGGAAAAGGCAAAAGCAGGCAGGAGACTGCAGTAGTAGGGCTTTCCGGGCATATTGTCGGGATAGATTTTCAAAAAGAGTACAACAACTGGCAGAAGGTTGATGCCAGAGCCCTGATCGACGCTGAGATTACGACGACTCCAATCAACCGGAAGATAGTGACCGCTTTAAGGACCCTTGGAAAAGAAGCAGATAGGGTCACAATTGCAACTGACTACGACCGGGAAGGGGAACTGATAGGAGTCGAAGCTCTGAATATCATAAAGAAGGTGAACCCGGAGGTACCTTTTGACAGGGTCCGCTACAGTGCAATCACCCCAAAAGCAATTGATGCAGCATTTACAAACCCTACAAGTGTTGATTTTGACCTTGCCGATGCAGGCCACTCCAGGCAGGTTATTGACCTGGTCTGGGGAGCTGCCCTTACCCGATATATTTCCCTTGCAGCAGGCAGGCTCGGGAAAATGTTCCTATCCGTTGGAAGGGTGCAATCCCCAACCTTATCACTTGTAGTCGACAGGGAAAAAGAGAGAAATATTTTTGTTCCTACTCCTTACTGGGAAATCCACGTCGAACTTGAAACAAAAGCAGGTGAGACTTTTTCAGCCCAGCACTCAACCCGCCGTTTCCTGGACAAAGAGGAAGCTACAGCGGTCTTTAAGAAACTGGGAAAAAAAGCCGAATTAAAAGAGATAGAAAAGGGCACAAAAAGTGACCTGCCCCCGACCCCATTTAATACTACAGGCTTTATCAGCGCGGCAAACTCAATCGGGCTCAGCCCTGCAAACGCCATGCGTATAGCCGAATCCCTCTACACTAACGGGTATATATCTTATCCCAGGACCGACAATACGGTTTATCCCGAAACCCTTGACCTCAGGGCTCAAATTGAAATCTTTACGGAAGGGCCTTTTAAGGAGTTCGCAGACGCCCTGCTTGAGAAAGCCGAACTTGTTCCCACCCGCGGGAAAAAAGAAACAACAGACCACCCCCCTATCTATCCGGCGTCCCTTGCAAAGGAATCCGAGTTAAAAGAAGAGGAATGGAAGGTCTACGAGCTTGTGGTCAGGCGCTTTTTTGCAACCTTCGCAGGACCCAGCACCTGGGAGACCATGCGCCTGAGACTCGAAATCAATGCCGAAGAGTTCAGGGCAAACGGAGCAAGATTGCTGGAACCGGGATGGCGCTGGTATTACCCTTACAATGTCCCTGAAGACAGGCTGTTTCCGGAACTCAGCGAAGGAGAAATCCTTAAAGTCATAAAAAAAGAGATGCTGGACAAAGAAACCCAGCCACCCGGCCGTTACGGGCAGGGCAGGCTGATCAACATAATGGAAGAGCTGGGTCTTGGCACAAAAGCTACCCGCCATGAGATTATCAGCAAGCTCTATTCCAGGGCATATATCCACGGAAACCCGGTACAGCCCACAAATACCTCTTTTGCCGTGGTGGAAACTCTTGAAAAATACTCGCCTACGATCACAAAACCGGACATGACAAAGCTGCTTGAAGAAAATATGGACCTGATCGCAGAAGGCAAAATTAAAGAGGACACTGTCCTTGAAGAGTCCAGAGAAATGCTCCAGCAGGTATTTTCGGAACTCGACAAAAACAGGGACAAAATCATAGAGTCCCTGCAGGCAGGTCTCAGGGAAGACAAGATCATAGGCAACTGCTCCTTATGCGGAAACGAACTCATGATCCGCCGCTCGAAAAGAGGAAGCCGCTTTATAGGCTGCAGCAATTACCCTAACTGTACCTTCTCCCTCCCCCTACCAAAGAGCGGCCAGATCGTGGTTACAGACAAGCAATGCGAGACACACGGCCTGCACCACATCCGCATAATTAATGCCGGAAAACGCCCCTGGGACCTCGGCTGCCCCCAGTGCAACTTTATCGAATGGCAAAAAACCCAGAAAGAAAAGCAGGCCCAGCAGCCGAAAAAAGAAAAGCCCAAGACAATTAAAGACATCGAAGGCGTGGGAAAAGCCACTGCAGGAAAACTGGAAGAAGCAGGGATCACAAGCGTGGAAGCCCTGGCAGAAGCCGATCCCATAGAACTCGCAAAAACAATAAAGACCAGCGTAAAAAAGGTCAAAACCTGGCAGATCTCATGTAACGGCGGCATAGTTGAGGACCTATAA
- a CDS encoding erythromycin esterase family protein, producing the protein MEWVRLYHADPSNLVKLLFYGFDSPTEMTGTDSPRRVLYFVLDYLASIDNASSQEHRKCIDQLLGQDFDWENPAAMMDPTKSTGLSPAATALRIETENLISELHVRRPELVAKSDKLRYLEAVHYATVSRQLLNCHAVMARTTGKPGYRLVSGLGLRDAMMAANLE; encoded by the coding sequence GTGGAGTGGGTGCGGCTATATCATGCTGATCCTTCCAATCTCGTCAAACTCCTGTTTTATGGCTTCGATAGCCCGACAGAAATGACCGGTACCGATAGTCCACGCAGGGTCCTGTATTTTGTTCTCGATTACCTCGCCTCGATTGATAACGCCAGCAGTCAGGAGCATCGAAAATGTATCGACCAGCTTCTTGGTCAGGACTTCGATTGGGAGAATCCTGCTGCGATGATGGACCCGACGAAGTCGACAGGTCTGTCCCCAGCCGCAACGGCTCTCCGGATTGAGACGGAAAATCTCATTTCGGAACTGCATGTACGCCGTCCAGAACTGGTGGCAAAAAGCGACAAACTTCGTTATCTGGAAGCCGTACACTATGCAACGGTATCACGGCAGTTGCTGAACTGCCATGCCGTGATGGCCAGAACCACAGGCAAACCAGGCTACCGACTTGTCAGCGGGCTCGGACTTCGTGATGCGATGATGGCTGCTAATCTGGAGTAG